The following proteins are co-located in the Vallicoccus soli genome:
- a CDS encoding DEAD/DEAH box helicase — MTQTQSSPARATATFAALGVPAPLVASLEARGITAPFPIQAATLPDTLAGRDVLGRGRTGSGKTLAFSLPLVARLAASGRRRRGGHPRSLVLAPTRELATQIAATIEPLADAAGLRTTTVFGGVSQGRQVSALAAGVDVLIACPGRLLDLMGQGHVALDAVEVTVLDEADHMADLGFLPGVKRLLDATPAGGQRMLFSATLDNGVDVLVRRYLSDPLTHAVDPADSPVVTMAHHVLAVPSAEEKTAVVRQLASGTGRRLLFTRTKHQAKKLAKQLTAAGIPAVDLQGNLSQPARERNLAAFSDGRVKVLVATDIAARGIHVDDVELVVHVDPPTEHKAYLHRSGRTARAGSGGDVVTVALPEQRGEVRTLARQAGIAPAVHQVTAGAAEVARLVGEVAPHVDPAEAPVPQAPQQPQRAAGTGRSRRRGGRGAGSGAGSAGAPGTASAGTGAGRAGAAGRGAAARSGQAGAQPAGRTRTRAGAGSGGRATARSGAATAVAYSSTTGQAPRRTAADVSRAAGRRSR, encoded by the coding sequence TTGACCCAGACGCAGTCCTCCCCTGCCCGCGCCACCGCGACCTTCGCGGCCCTCGGCGTGCCGGCACCCCTCGTCGCGAGCCTCGAGGCCCGCGGCATCACCGCGCCGTTCCCGATCCAGGCGGCGACGCTCCCCGACACCCTCGCCGGGCGCGACGTGCTCGGCCGCGGCCGCACCGGCTCCGGCAAGACGCTGGCGTTCTCGCTGCCCCTCGTGGCGCGCCTCGCCGCCTCCGGGCGGCGCCGCCGCGGCGGGCACCCGCGCAGCCTGGTGCTCGCGCCGACCCGCGAGCTCGCCACCCAGATCGCCGCGACCATCGAGCCGCTGGCCGACGCTGCCGGGCTGCGCACCACGACCGTCTTCGGCGGCGTCTCGCAGGGCCGCCAGGTGTCCGCCCTCGCCGCCGGCGTCGACGTGCTCATCGCCTGCCCCGGGCGCCTGCTCGACCTCATGGGCCAGGGCCACGTCGCCCTCGACGCGGTCGAGGTCACGGTGCTCGACGAGGCCGACCACATGGCGGACCTCGGCTTCCTGCCGGGCGTGAAGCGCCTGCTCGACGCCACGCCCGCGGGCGGGCAGCGGATGCTCTTCTCCGCCACCCTCGACAACGGCGTCGACGTGCTCGTGCGCCGCTACCTGTCGGACCCGCTGACCCACGCGGTCGACCCCGCGGACTCCCCGGTCGTCACCATGGCGCACCACGTGCTCGCCGTGCCGTCCGCGGAGGAGAAGACGGCGGTCGTGCGCCAGCTGGCCTCCGGCACCGGGCGCCGCCTGCTCTTCACCCGCACCAAGCACCAGGCGAAGAAGCTCGCCAAGCAGCTCACCGCCGCGGGCATCCCCGCCGTGGACCTGCAGGGCAACCTGAGCCAGCCGGCGCGCGAGCGGAACCTCGCCGCGTTCTCCGACGGGCGGGTGAAGGTGCTCGTCGCGACCGACATCGCGGCGCGCGGCATCCACGTCGACGACGTCGAGCTCGTCGTGCACGTGGACCCGCCGACCGAGCACAAGGCGTACCTGCACCGGTCCGGGCGCACCGCCCGCGCGGGCTCCGGCGGCGACGTCGTCACCGTGGCCCTGCCCGAGCAGCGCGGCGAGGTGCGCACCCTCGCGCGCCAGGCCGGCATCGCGCCGGCCGTGCACCAGGTGACGGCCGGCGCCGCCGAGGTGGCCCGGCTCGTGGGCGAGGTCGCCCCGCACGTCGACCCGGCCGAGGCGCCGGTGCCGCAGGCGCCGCAGCAGCCGCAGCGCGCCGCCGGCACCGGGCGCTCGCGGCGCCGCGGCGGCCGCGGCGCCGGCTCCGGCGCCGGCTCGGCCGGGGCCCCCGGCACGGCGTCCGCCGGCACCGGCGCCGGCAGGGCGGGCGCCGCGGGTCGCGGCGCGGCCGCCCGCTCCGGCCAGGCCGGCGCGCAGCCCGCGGGCCGCACCCGTACCCGCGCGGGCGCCGGCTCCGGCGGGCGCGCGACCGCCCGCTCCGGCGCGGCGACGGCCGTGGCGTACAGCTCGACGACCGGGCAGGCCCCGCGCCGCACGGCCGCCGACGTCTCGCGCGCGGCCGGGCGCCGCTCCCGCTAG
- a CDS encoding RNA polymerase sigma factor gives MAGSGAVGSGAVGSGAVAPGAGDDARRAQAARALLVAAHREHWGTVLAAVARTVGGPLGGDLGIAEEATQDAFVQALEAWPRDGAPERPAAWLTTVARRRALDRVRRDAVLRRRLPLLAVEADRAAHAPHGPGGADGSGGAYGSGGAAGAADDGVPDERLALVLACCHPALAPEGRVALTLRMVCGLSTAEVARAFLVSEPTMAARLTRAKRKVAAAGVPLRVPPPPELAARLPTVLDVVHLAATAGHTASTGDALRRDDLAARALDLARVLAVLVPRDPEVLGLLALLVLTEARAPARTDAQGVPVPLEQQDRALWDAGLTAEGLRHLGTARRALGRRRPGRHLLQAEVAAVHARAASYAATDWQRLLLLHDALCATWPSPVVRLARAAAVGLARGPEQGLAALDAVAGDERLRSYPYLPAARGEMLRRLGRREEAAAELRRALALQPSAAERRGLERRLAALGAPEAPRRDGGPGGSGVSGGGER, from the coding sequence GTGGCGGGCAGCGGGGCGGTGGGCAGCGGGGCGGTGGGCAGCGGGGCGGTGGCGCCAGGCGCGGGCGACGACGCGCGCCGGGCGCAGGCCGCCCGCGCCCTGCTGGTCGCCGCCCACCGCGAGCACTGGGGCACGGTGCTCGCGGCGGTGGCCCGCACCGTCGGCGGGCCGCTCGGCGGCGACCTCGGCATCGCCGAGGAGGCGACGCAGGACGCCTTCGTCCAGGCGCTCGAGGCGTGGCCGCGCGACGGCGCGCCCGAGCGGCCGGCGGCCTGGCTGACGACCGTCGCCCGCCGCCGGGCGCTCGACCGGGTGCGCCGCGACGCGGTCCTGCGGCGGCGCCTGCCGCTGCTCGCGGTGGAGGCCGACCGCGCCGCGCACGCGCCCCACGGACCCGGCGGCGCCGACGGCTCGGGCGGGGCGTACGGGTCGGGCGGCGCGGCGGGCGCGGCGGACGACGGGGTGCCCGACGAGCGGCTCGCGCTCGTGCTCGCCTGCTGCCACCCCGCGCTCGCCCCGGAGGGCCGCGTCGCGCTCACCCTGCGCATGGTCTGCGGGCTGAGCACCGCCGAGGTCGCGCGGGCGTTCCTCGTCAGCGAGCCGACGATGGCCGCCCGGCTGACCCGCGCGAAGCGCAAGGTGGCCGCGGCCGGCGTGCCGCTGCGGGTGCCCCCGCCGCCGGAGCTGGCGGCGCGGCTGCCCACGGTGCTCGACGTCGTGCACCTGGCGGCGACCGCCGGGCACACGGCCTCCACCGGCGACGCGCTGCGCCGCGACGACCTCGCCGCCCGCGCGCTCGACCTCGCCCGGGTCCTCGCCGTCCTGGTGCCGCGCGACCCGGAGGTCCTGGGCCTGCTCGCGCTGCTCGTCCTCACCGAGGCGCGGGCCCCCGCCCGCACCGACGCGCAGGGCGTCCCGGTGCCGCTGGAGCAGCAGGACCGGGCGCTCTGGGACGCGGGCCTCACCGCCGAGGGGCTGCGCCACCTCGGCACGGCCCGGCGCGCGCTGGGGCGGCGCCGGCCGGGCCGGCACCTGCTCCAGGCCGAGGTGGCGGCGGTGCACGCGCGGGCGGCCTCGTACGCCGCGACGGACTGGCAGCGCCTCCTCCTGCTGCACGACGCGCTCTGCGCGACCTGGCCGAGCCCCGTCGTGCGCCTCGCGCGGGCCGCCGCGGTGGGCCTGGCCCGCGGGCCCGAGCAGGGCCTCGCGGCCCTGGACGCCGTGGCCGGGGACGAGCGGCTGCGCTCGTACCCCTACCTGCCGGCGGCGCGCGGGGAGATGCTGCGCCGGCTCGGCCGCCGCGAGGAGGCCGCGGCGGAGCTGCGCCGGGCCCTCGCGCTGCAGCCGTCCGCGGCGGAGCGGCGCGGGCTCGAGCGCCGGCTCGCCGCGCTGGGGGCGCCCGAGGCGCCCCGACGCGACGGCGGTCCCGGGGGCTCCGGGGTCAGCGGCGGCGGCGAGCGCTGA
- a CDS encoding YciI family protein encodes MPEYVFLLLGDEAQDEALSPQEWEEAFAAHGAFSEEVARRGAEITGGQALMPTSTATTVRFEGGEAVGVTDGPFVELKEALGGFYVIRCRDLDQALELARLVPMGSGGVEVRPVMGEDHRG; translated from the coding sequence ATGCCGGAGTACGTGTTCCTGCTGCTGGGCGACGAGGCGCAGGACGAGGCCCTGAGCCCGCAGGAGTGGGAGGAGGCGTTCGCCGCCCACGGCGCGTTCAGCGAGGAGGTCGCCCGCCGCGGGGCCGAGATCACCGGTGGCCAGGCGCTCATGCCGACCTCCACCGCGACCACGGTGCGCTTCGAGGGCGGCGAGGCGGTGGGGGTCACCGACGGCCCGTTCGTCGAGCTGAAGGAGGCCCTCGGCGGCTTCTACGTCATCCGCTGCCGCGACCTCGACCAGGCGCTCGAGCTCGCCCGGCTCGTGCCCATGGGCTCGGGCGGGGTCGAGGTCCGGCCGGTGATGGGCGAGGACCACCGGGGCTGA
- a CDS encoding YunG family protein, giving the protein MAPALDAVLAALRGAWDDGTRDPHDLPLPPGAPPSRGQCGPSALVLHDLLGGELLLAEVAVDGRRTGVHWWNRLPDGRDVDATGDQFRPDEVVGPPGVVERPPGPPGRCRAQYDLLRARVLAALAALGPGAAP; this is encoded by the coding sequence GTGGCCCCAGCCCTCGACGCCGTCCTCGCCGCCCTGCGCGGCGCCTGGGACGACGGCACCCGCGACCCGCACGACCTCCCCCTGCCGCCCGGGGCCCCGCCCTCGCGGGGGCAGTGCGGCCCGTCCGCGCTCGTCCTGCACGACCTGCTCGGGGGCGAGCTGCTCCTCGCCGAGGTCGCCGTCGACGGCCGGCGCACCGGCGTCCACTGGTGGAACCGGCTGCCCGACGGGCGCGACGTCGACGCGACCGGCGACCAGTTCCGGCCCGACGAGGTCGTGGGGCCGCCCGGCGTCGTCGAGCGCCCGCCCGGGCCGCCGGGGCGCTGCCGGGCCCAGTACGACCTCCTGCGCGCACGGGTCCTCGCGGCCCTGGCGGCCCTGGGGCCTGGCGCCGCGCCCTGA
- a CDS encoding DUF6343 family protein — MSDPRVPPGQPRGRTGTEPATARSPLRLRLALALLGALFAGAVAVGALTAEDRPGWLLGLGVVLGVLAVVGLVDALVVSRRIARSRG, encoded by the coding sequence ATGAGCGACCCCCGCGTGCCCCCCGGCCAGCCCCGCGGACGCACCGGCACCGAGCCGGCGACGGCGCGCTCGCCCCTGCGGCTGCGCCTCGCCCTGGCCCTGCTCGGCGCCCTGTTCGCCGGCGCCGTCGCCGTCGGGGCCCTGACGGCCGAGGACCGGCCCGGGTGGCTGCTGGGGCTCGGCGTGGTCCTGGGCGTCCTCGCCGTCGTCGGCCTCGTCGACGCGCTCGTCGTCTCGCGCCGCATCGCCCGCTCCCGGGGCTGA
- a CDS encoding aminotransferase class I/II-fold pyridoxal phosphate-dependent enzyme: MTVRYRISGAGSAEIAASVEAAVADGHLVAGDPLPPVRALAADLGVAPGTVATAYATLRDRGVVETAGRRGTRVRERSTATPRWQRGAVVPPGARDLSGGGPATDLLPPLAARARGPVRYGDPDVAPRLEAAARGLLAREGVPDGPLAVVSGALDGVERVLLAALRPGDRVAVEDPGWGNLLDLVAALGLVADPVPVDDEGPDPAAVERALRRGARAVLVTARAQNPTGAAVTAERARALRAVLAAHPDALLVEDDHAAEVSGAPLHPLSGAAPRWALVRSVSKAWGPDLRVALLTGEAALVERVRARQRLGAGWVSRLLQDAVVDLWEDPAATALVQGAARRYAARRGALLAALAGHGVRAHGASGLNAWLPVADETAAVTALLADGWGVAPGARFRLRSGPGVRVTVTGLREDEVAPLAAALAAAARGGGRTGA, encoded by the coding sequence GTGACGGTACGCTATCGCATCAGCGGGGCCGGGTCGGCCGAGATCGCGGCCAGCGTCGAGGCGGCGGTGGCCGACGGGCACCTCGTCGCCGGCGACCCCCTGCCCCCGGTCCGCGCCCTCGCCGCGGACCTCGGCGTCGCGCCGGGGACGGTCGCCACGGCCTACGCCACGCTGCGCGACCGGGGCGTCGTGGAGACCGCCGGGCGCCGGGGGACCCGGGTGCGCGAGCGCTCGACGGCCACCCCGCGCTGGCAGCGCGGCGCCGTCGTCCCGCCCGGGGCGCGCGACCTGTCCGGCGGCGGGCCCGCGACCGACCTGCTGCCGCCGCTGGCCGCCCGCGCGCGCGGCCCCGTCCGGTACGGCGACCCCGACGTCGCCCCGCGCCTCGAGGCCGCCGCCCGCGGCCTGCTGGCCCGCGAGGGCGTGCCCGACGGCCCCCTGGCCGTGGTGTCCGGCGCCCTCGACGGCGTCGAGCGCGTCCTGCTCGCCGCGCTGCGGCCCGGGGACCGGGTCGCCGTGGAGGACCCGGGCTGGGGGAACCTGCTCGACCTCGTGGCGGCGCTCGGGCTCGTCGCCGACCCCGTGCCCGTCGACGACGAGGGGCCCGACCCGGCGGCGGTGGAGCGGGCGCTGCGCCGCGGCGCGCGCGCCGTCCTCGTCACCGCCCGCGCCCAGAACCCCACGGGCGCCGCGGTGACGGCCGAGCGGGCCCGCGCCCTGCGCGCGGTGCTCGCCGCGCACCCCGACGCCCTCCTCGTCGAGGACGACCACGCCGCCGAGGTCTCCGGCGCGCCGCTGCACCCGCTCTCCGGCGCCGCGCCGCGCTGGGCGCTCGTCCGCTCGGTGTCCAAGGCGTGGGGCCCCGACCTGCGCGTCGCGCTGCTCACCGGCGAGGCCGCGCTCGTGGAGCGGGTCCGGGCCCGGCAGCGCCTCGGCGCCGGCTGGGTCAGCCGCCTGCTGCAGGACGCCGTCGTCGACCTCTGGGAGGACCCCGCGGCCACCGCGCTCGTGCAGGGGGCGGCCCGGCGGTACGCCGCGCGGCGCGGCGCCCTGCTCGCCGCCCTCGCCGGGCACGGGGTGCGCGCCCACGGCGCCTCGGGGCTCAACGCCTGGCTGCCCGTCGCGGACGAGACGGCCGCGGTGACCGCGCTGCTGGCCGACGGCTGGGGGGTGGCGCCGGGCGCCCGGTTCCGCCTGCGGTCCGGGCCCGGGGTGCGCGTGACCGTCACCGGGCTGCGCGAGGACGAGGTCGCCCCGCTCGCCGCGGCGCTGGCCGCCGCCGCGCGCGGCGGGGGACGCACGGGGGCCTGA
- a CDS encoding pyridoxamine 5'-phosphate oxidase family protein, which translates to MDAYRATAATTPTRSPERARYDRATVHAVLDEALVCHLGVVGPDGRPVVLPTIHARVGERLYLHGSTGSRPLRAAPLDVCVTATLVDGLVLARSAFHHSMNYRSVVVHGRAVPVQDPAERAVALDAIVDHVVAGRAADCRPASRRELAATAVLRVDLDAVSAKVRSGGAHDEPEDLAGPWWAGVVPVRTVLGAPEPDALLPEGAGLPAYLDPVAQRPVRPRRGAA; encoded by the coding sequence ATGGACGCGTACCGGGCCACCGCCGCCACCACCCCGACCCGCAGCCCCGAGCGCGCGCGCTACGACCGCGCCACGGTGCACGCCGTCCTCGACGAGGCCCTCGTGTGCCACCTCGGCGTCGTCGGGCCCGACGGGCGCCCCGTCGTGCTGCCGACGATCCACGCGCGGGTGGGGGAGCGGCTCTACCTGCACGGCTCGACCGGCAGCCGCCCGCTGCGCGCCGCCCCGCTCGACGTCTGCGTGACCGCGACGCTCGTCGACGGGCTCGTGCTCGCCCGCTCGGCCTTCCACCACTCGATGAACTACCGCTCGGTCGTGGTGCACGGGCGGGCGGTGCCCGTGCAGGACCCCGCGGAGCGGGCGGTGGCGCTCGACGCGATCGTCGACCACGTGGTCGCCGGGCGGGCCGCCGACTGCCGGCCGGCCTCGCGCCGCGAGCTCGCGGCGACGGCCGTGCTGCGCGTCGACCTCGACGCCGTCTCGGCGAAGGTCCGCAGCGGAGGTGCCCACGACGAGCCGGAGGACCTCGCCGGTCCCTGGTGGGCGGGGGTCGTGCCCGTGCGCACGGTCCTCGGCGCGCCGGAGCCCGACGCCCTCCTGCCGGAGGGCGCCGGGCTCCCGGCCTACCTCGACCCCGTGGCGCAGCGGCCGGTCAGGCCGCGCCGAGGCGCTGCTTGA
- a CDS encoding mycoredoxin, with protein MSAPSVTMYSTPWCGYCRRLKSQMDREGIAYSEVDIEQDPRAADYVMSVNGGNQTVPTVVFPDGSAMTNPSLAQVKQRLGAA; from the coding sequence ATGAGCGCCCCGTCCGTGACGATGTACAGCACGCCGTGGTGCGGCTACTGCCGGCGGCTGAAGTCGCAGATGGACCGCGAGGGGATCGCGTACTCCGAGGTCGACATCGAGCAGGACCCGCGGGCCGCCGACTACGTGATGAGCGTCAACGGCGGCAACCAGACCGTGCCGACGGTGGTCTTCCCCGACGGCTCGGCGATGACGAACCCCTCGCTCGCCCAGGTCAAGCAGCGCCTCGGCGCGGCCTGA
- a CDS encoding ATP-dependent DNA helicase UvrD2, with translation MSTPSADDVLAALDPEQREVALALRGPVRVLAGAGTGKTRAITHRIAYGVHAGVLPARQVLAVTFTARAAGEMRTRLRMLGVPGVQARTFHAAALRQLQFFWPRAVGGELPRLVDHKASLVAEAAARQRLRLDRTGVRDLAAEVEWLKVTMTPRDEYAAAAARAGRVPPDGLDAATVARVVAAYEELKRDRALMDFEDVLVYAVGLLADRPDVARAVREQYAHFVVDEYQDVSPLQQALLDLWVGDRDDVCVVGDPSQTIYSFTGATPEHLLGFTARYPRATEVRLVRDYRSTPQVVGLANALLQRVPASARQTRLRLVAQRPDGPSARFTEHPDDPAEATGVAHAVAALLATGVRASEVAVLFRTNGQSEAVEQALSDAGIPYVLRGGERFFQRREVREAHLLLRGAARAGEGSEGSLPEEARAVLAGTGWDPSSPPGGGAARERWESLQALAALADDLAAAREGATLADLVAELDERAAAQHAPTVEGVTLASLHAAKGLEWDAVFLVGLSEGLLPISYADTPDAVEEERRLLYVGVTRAREHLALSWSLARTPGGRGSRKPSRFLDGLRPAGGSARDGAPAGGGGRTRRAAGPVTCRTCGKTLSDAVARKLGRCADCPSTYDEELYERLREWRREQAQSQSVPAYVVFTDATLTAIAEARPGSSPELARIPGVGRTKLDKYAEDVLALVAGEATVGEHA, from the coding sequence ATGAGCACGCCCTCCGCCGACGACGTCCTGGCCGCCCTCGACCCCGAGCAGCGCGAGGTCGCGCTCGCCCTGCGCGGGCCGGTCCGCGTCCTCGCGGGCGCCGGCACGGGCAAGACCCGCGCGATCACCCACCGCATCGCGTACGGGGTCCACGCCGGCGTCCTGCCCGCCCGCCAGGTGCTCGCCGTGACCTTCACCGCCCGCGCGGCGGGGGAGATGCGCACCCGGCTGCGGATGCTCGGCGTGCCCGGTGTGCAGGCGCGCACGTTCCATGCCGCGGCGCTGCGCCAGCTGCAGTTCTTCTGGCCGCGCGCCGTCGGCGGCGAGCTGCCCCGCCTCGTCGACCACAAGGCGTCCCTCGTCGCCGAGGCCGCGGCTCGCCAGCGCCTGCGCCTGGACCGCACGGGGGTGCGCGACCTGGCCGCCGAGGTCGAGTGGCTCAAGGTCACCATGACCCCGCGGGACGAGTACGCGGCCGCGGCCGCCCGCGCCGGGCGCGTCCCGCCCGACGGGCTCGACGCGGCCACGGTCGCCCGGGTGGTCGCGGCGTACGAGGAGCTCAAGCGCGACCGCGCCCTCATGGACTTCGAGGACGTGCTCGTCTACGCCGTCGGGCTGCTCGCGGACCGCCCCGACGTCGCCCGCGCCGTGCGCGAGCAGTACGCCCACTTCGTCGTCGACGAGTACCAGGACGTCAGCCCGCTGCAGCAGGCCCTGCTCGACCTGTGGGTGGGCGACCGCGACGACGTCTGCGTCGTCGGCGACCCCAGCCAGACCATCTACTCCTTCACGGGGGCCACGCCCGAGCACCTGCTGGGCTTCACGGCCCGCTACCCGCGGGCGACCGAGGTGCGCCTCGTGCGCGACTACCGCTCGACGCCGCAGGTCGTCGGCCTGGCCAACGCGCTGCTGCAGCGGGTGCCCGCCTCGGCCCGGCAGACCCGGCTGCGGCTCGTCGCCCAGCGACCCGACGGGCCGTCCGCCCGCTTCACCGAGCACCCCGACGACCCGGCCGAGGCGACGGGGGTCGCGCACGCGGTGGCGGCGCTGCTCGCGACCGGGGTGCGCGCGTCCGAGGTCGCGGTGCTCTTCCGCACCAACGGCCAGAGCGAGGCCGTCGAGCAGGCGCTGTCCGACGCGGGCATCCCCTACGTCCTGCGCGGCGGCGAGCGCTTCTTCCAGCGGCGCGAGGTGCGCGAGGCGCACCTGCTGCTGCGCGGCGCCGCGCGGGCGGGCGAGGGGTCCGAGGGCAGCCTCCCGGAGGAGGCGCGCGCGGTGCTGGCGGGCACCGGCTGGGACCCGTCCTCGCCGCCCGGCGGCGGCGCGGCCCGCGAGCGCTGGGAGTCGCTGCAGGCGCTCGCCGCCCTCGCCGACGACCTGGCCGCCGCGCGGGAGGGTGCGACGCTGGCCGACCTCGTCGCCGAGCTCGACGAGCGCGCCGCCGCGCAGCACGCCCCCACGGTCGAGGGCGTCACGCTCGCCTCGCTGCACGCCGCCAAGGGCCTGGAGTGGGACGCCGTGTTCCTCGTGGGCCTCTCCGAGGGCCTGCTGCCGATCTCGTACGCCGACACCCCCGACGCGGTCGAGGAGGAGCGCCGGCTGCTCTACGTCGGGGTGACGCGCGCCCGCGAGCACCTGGCCCTGTCGTGGTCGCTCGCCCGCACGCCCGGCGGGCGCGGGTCGCGCAAGCCGTCCCGCTTCCTCGACGGGCTGCGCCCGGCCGGGGGGTCCGCGCGCGACGGGGCGCCCGCGGGGGGCGGGGGACGCACCCGGCGCGCCGCCGGCCCGGTCACGTGCCGCACGTGCGGGAAGACGCTGTCCGACGCCGTGGCCCGCAAGCTCGGCCGCTGCGCCGACTGCCCGTCGACCTACGACGAGGAGCTCTACGAGCGCCTGCGCGAGTGGCGGCGCGAGCAGGCGCAGAGCCAGAGCGTCCCGGCGTACGTCGTCTTCACCGACGCGACCCTCACCGCCATCGCCGAGGCCCGTCCCGGCTCCTCCCCGGAGCTCGCCCGGATCCCCGGGGTGGGGCGGACGAAGCTGGACAAGTACGCCGAGGACGTCCTCGCTCTGGTTGCGGGCGAGGCAACGGTCGGCGAACACGCCTGA
- a CDS encoding WhiB family transcriptional regulator, which translates to MQLSTLLDELEQFGDEPLCRSYDPELFFAESPQDVEDAKALCRSCPVREQCLASALDRHEPWGVWGGELLVQGVVVPRKRPRGRPRKSEVAA; encoded by the coding sequence GTGCAGCTCTCCACGCTCCTCGACGAGCTGGAGCAGTTCGGCGACGAGCCCCTCTGCCGCTCGTACGACCCCGAGCTGTTCTTCGCGGAGTCCCCGCAGGACGTCGAGGACGCCAAGGCCCTCTGCCGCTCCTGCCCCGTCCGCGAGCAGTGCCTCGCCAGCGCCCTCGACCGCCACGAGCCGTGGGGCGTCTGGGGCGGCGAGCTGCTCGTGCAGGGGGTCGTCGTCCCCCGCAAGCGCCCCCGCGGGCGCCCGCGCAAGTCGGAGGTCGCGGCATGA
- a CDS encoding Ku protein, translating into MQTIWKGSVSFGLVSIPVRLYSATEERDVSFRQVHREDGGRVRYKRVCELDGEEVQYRDIAKGYEMPDGEMVVLERQDFESLPLTSSRVIDVLQFVPREQLDPLMVAKSYYLSADGPGAKPYVLLRDALSRTDRVAVVKVALRNREQLAALSTRGDVMVLQTMLWPDEVRDAGGLAPDEDITVRDQEVAMAESYIETLTGDFDPSEFTDGYRKALEELIQSKATGAPVEAPEEAPAQDGNVVDLMAALRASVEAAKARRAGGAAPAQAAPAAEGADADADADADAEDEAPAPRKRAAARGSAVASKSPAKRAAATEASAEGATAKKATAKKATARKAPAKTTTAKSAAKKAAAQEPAAKRAPARKAQDTAAKAPAKRATRKSA; encoded by the coding sequence ATGCAGACCATCTGGAAGGGCAGTGTGTCCTTCGGACTGGTGTCCATCCCCGTGCGCCTCTACTCGGCGACCGAGGAGCGGGACGTGTCCTTCCGCCAGGTCCACCGCGAGGACGGGGGCCGGGTCCGCTACAAGCGGGTCTGCGAGCTCGACGGCGAGGAGGTCCAGTACCGCGACATCGCCAAGGGCTACGAGATGCCCGACGGCGAGATGGTGGTGCTGGAGAGGCAGGACTTCGAGTCGCTGCCGCTCACCTCGAGCCGGGTCATCGACGTGCTGCAGTTCGTGCCGCGCGAGCAGCTGGACCCGCTGATGGTCGCGAAGTCGTACTACCTGTCCGCCGACGGGCCCGGGGCGAAGCCGTACGTCCTGCTGCGCGACGCACTCTCGCGCACCGACCGCGTCGCGGTCGTCAAGGTGGCCCTGCGCAACCGCGAGCAGCTCGCCGCCCTGTCCACGCGCGGCGACGTCATGGTGCTGCAGACGATGCTCTGGCCCGACGAGGTCCGCGACGCCGGCGGCCTGGCCCCCGACGAGGACATCACCGTGCGCGACCAGGAGGTCGCGATGGCCGAGTCGTACATCGAGACGCTCACCGGCGACTTCGACCCCTCGGAGTTCACCGACGGGTACCGCAAGGCGCTCGAGGAGCTCATCCAGTCCAAGGCCACCGGCGCACCGGTCGAGGCGCCGGAGGAGGCGCCCGCGCAGGACGGCAACGTCGTGGACCTCATGGCCGCGCTGCGCGCGAGCGTCGAGGCGGCGAAGGCGCGTCGCGCGGGGGGCGCCGCGCCGGCCCAGGCCGCCCCCGCGGCCGAGGGTGCCGACGCCGACGCCGACGCCGACGCCGACGCCGAGGACGAGGCGCCGGCGCCGCGCAAGCGCGCTGCGGCGCGCGGGTCCGCGGTGGCGTCGAAGTCCCCCGCGAAGCGGGCTGCGGCCACGGAGGCGTCCGCGGAGGGGGCCACGGCGAAGAAGGCCACGGCGAAGAAGGCCACGGCGAGGAAGGCCCCCGCGAAGACGACGACCGCCAAGAGCGCGGCGAAGAAGGCCGCCGCGCAGGAGCCCGCGGCGAAGAGGGCCCCCGCGCGCAAGGCGCAGGACACGGCCGCGAAGGCCCCGGCGAAGCGGGCGACGCGCAAGTCCGCCTGA